A portion of the Anoxybacillus gonensis genome contains these proteins:
- a CDS encoding MarR family winged helix-turn-helix transcriptional regulator, with protein sequence MENVRELFHTMTKRLELLDRNCCTVGGVELSLVQSHILYEIDRMNEPSMQQVADALAIDITTFSRQIQTLVKMNLVKKTPYSQDRRVYILSLTPEGKYVTAKIDAEVNEYLGEVFSHMSEFERETVLRSIQLLNECMGKSTVCCKPLF encoded by the coding sequence ATGGAAAATGTTCGCGAACTATTCCACACGATGACAAAACGTCTCGAGCTGTTAGACCGAAATTGCTGTACGGTTGGTGGGGTTGAATTATCGCTTGTGCAAAGCCATATTTTATACGAAATTGACCGGATGAACGAACCATCGATGCAACAAGTGGCTGATGCGTTAGCCATCGATATTACGACGTTCAGCCGGCAAATTCAAACGCTTGTCAAAATGAACTTAGTGAAAAAAACACCTTATTCCCAAGACCGCCGCGTCTATATTTTATCGTTAACGCCGGAAGGAAAATACGTCACAGCAAAAATTGACGCGGAAGTGAACGAATATTTAGGTGAAGTATTTTCACATATGAGCGAGTTTGAACGCGAAACGGTTCTTCGCTCCATTCAGTTGTTGAATGAATGCATGGGCAAATCAACAGTCTGTTGCAAACCGTTATTTTAA
- a CDS encoding SulP family inorganic anion transporter, with protein MFKHWKEEWFGNIRGDVLAGLVVALALIPEAIAFSIIAGVDPMVGLYASFCMAVVISFVGGRPGMISAATGAMALVLVSLVAEHGLQYMLAATILTGVIQIVLGLLKIGNILKFIPRPVMIGFVNALAILIFAAQLPHFQGESWVMYALVALGLIIIYVFPRITTAIPSPLVAIIVITTIAFVAKLDVRTVGDMGAISATLPSFLIPNVPWTFETLMIIFPYSLSLALVGLIESLLTAQIVDDLTDTESDKNKESRGQGIANIVAGFFGGMAGCAMIGQSVINVKSGGRGRLSSLVAGVFLIVLIVVFNRLVVAIPLAALVAVMIMVSISTFDWGSIQRLAKVPKADAFVMIITVATVVITHNLAIGVIAGMMLSALFFAADMSKVKVTKTIKGDIATYDVEGTLFFASANDFVRAFCYNDDVKKVNINLAKARIKDETGVHAIDRVVIKMHQNGIEANVIGLSEACETLVNRLALYNKPGGLEQTIGH; from the coding sequence ATGTTTAAACATTGGAAGGAAGAATGGTTTGGAAATATCAGAGGAGATGTATTAGCTGGACTAGTCGTTGCACTTGCGCTTATTCCAGAAGCGATTGCATTCTCGATTATCGCAGGTGTCGATCCGATGGTTGGTTTATACGCTTCCTTTTGTATGGCGGTCGTCATCTCTTTCGTTGGCGGAAGACCGGGGATGATTTCGGCAGCAACGGGGGCAATGGCGCTTGTTCTTGTTAGTTTAGTCGCAGAGCACGGTTTACAATATATGCTGGCAGCTACAATTTTAACAGGTGTCATTCAAATTGTTTTAGGTTTACTTAAAATCGGGAATATATTGAAATTCATTCCTCGTCCAGTTATGATCGGATTCGTTAACGCGCTTGCTATTTTAATTTTTGCTGCTCAATTGCCACATTTCCAAGGAGAATCTTGGGTGATGTATGCACTTGTTGCGCTCGGTTTGATCATTATTTACGTTTTCCCGCGCATCACAACAGCGATCCCATCTCCGCTTGTTGCGATTATCGTCATTACAACGATCGCTTTCGTAGCTAAATTAGATGTGCGCACCGTTGGAGATATGGGGGCCATTTCTGCAACATTGCCGAGCTTTTTGATTCCGAATGTGCCATGGACTTTTGAAACGCTTATGATTATTTTTCCTTATTCATTATCTCTTGCGCTTGTTGGATTAATTGAATCTCTTTTAACGGCACAAATTGTCGACGATTTGACCGATACAGAAAGCGATAAAAATAAAGAGTCGCGCGGACAAGGAATTGCTAATATTGTGGCCGGTTTCTTTGGCGGTATGGCAGGCTGTGCGATGATTGGACAATCGGTTATTAACGTAAAATCAGGTGGGCGCGGTCGCCTTTCTTCCCTCGTGGCGGGTGTGTTTTTAATAGTGCTTATTGTGGTGTTTAACCGTCTTGTTGTTGCGATTCCACTTGCGGCGCTCGTTGCCGTTATGATTATGGTGTCGATCAGTACGTTTGACTGGGGTTCGATACAACGACTCGCTAAAGTGCCAAAGGCAGATGCTTTCGTCATGATTATTACTGTTGCCACAGTGGTAATCACGCATAACTTAGCGATCGGAGTGATTGCTGGAATGATGTTAAGTGCGTTATTTTTTGCAGCCGATATGTCTAAAGTGAAGGTGACGAAAACGATAAAAGGTGACATCGCAACATATGATGTAGAGGGAACGCTCTTTTTCGCCTCCGCGAATGATTTTGTCCGTGCGTTTTGCTACAATGACGATGTGAAAAAAGTAAACATTAACTTGGCGAAGGCGCGTATTAAAGATGAAACAGGTGTGCATGCCATCGACCGCGTCGTCATAAAAATGCACCAAAACGGCATAGAAGCGAATGTCATCGGCTTAAGTGAAGCGTGCGAAACGCTTGTAAATCGCCTTGCGCTCTACAACAAGCCAGGAGGTCTTGAACAAACGATTGGACATTAA
- a CDS encoding malate:quinone oxidoreductase — protein MKTDVILIGAGIMSATLGTLLKELAPEWDIVVFERLDQPADESSNEWNNAGTGHAALCELNYTVEKADGSVDISKAIKINEQFQESLQFWSYLVQNKHIRNPKDFVMPIPHMSFVQGEENVAFLRKRFEQMANHPLFKGMEFSDDPQKLKEWIPLMMEDRMVTEPIAATRMESGTDVNFGALTRMLFEHLEHKHVNLYYKHHVEDMKRTSDNLWEVKVRNLTTGEVEVHTAKFVFIGAGGGSLHLLQKSGIPEGKGIGGFPVSGLFMVCNNPDIIAQHHAKVYGKAKVGAPPMSVPHLDTRFIGNEKMLLFGPFAGFSPKFLKNGSIFDLITSVKPHNVLTMLAAGAKNMALTKYLIEQVMLSKEQRMEELREFIPNAKSEDWDVIIAGQRVQVIKDTEAGGKGTLQFGTEVVAAHDGSVAALLGASPGASTAVHVMLEVIEKCFPNEMKQWEPKIKEMIPSYGVSLMKNETLLRDVQMLAAETLGLKENMPLQIA, from the coding sequence ATGAAAACAGATGTCATTTTAATCGGTGCGGGGATTATGAGTGCGACTTTAGGGACGTTGTTAAAAGAATTGGCACCAGAGTGGGATATTGTGGTATTTGAAAGATTAGATCAACCAGCAGATGAAAGTTCGAACGAATGGAACAATGCCGGAACCGGTCATGCCGCACTTTGTGAACTAAACTACACAGTGGAAAAAGCGGACGGATCAGTTGATATAAGCAAAGCGATTAAAATTAACGAACAATTTCAAGAGTCGCTACAATTTTGGTCTTATCTCGTTCAAAATAAGCACATTCGCAACCCGAAGGACTTTGTTATGCCAATCCCGCATATGAGTTTCGTGCAGGGAGAAGAAAATGTCGCATTTTTAAGAAAGCGCTTTGAACAGATGGCTAATCATCCGTTATTTAAGGGGATGGAGTTTTCTGACGATCCGCAAAAATTGAAAGAGTGGATTCCGCTGATGATGGAAGACCGCATGGTCACAGAACCGATTGCTGCCACGCGCATGGAGTCAGGGACAGATGTGAACTTTGGGGCTTTAACGCGCATGTTATTTGAACATTTAGAACATAAGCATGTCAATTTATATTATAAACATCATGTTGAAGATATGAAACGGACAAGCGACAATTTATGGGAAGTAAAGGTGCGCAACCTCACAACCGGCGAGGTCGAAGTCCATACAGCGAAGTTCGTCTTTATCGGTGCAGGCGGCGGAAGCTTACATTTACTACAAAAATCCGGCATCCCTGAAGGAAAAGGAATCGGTGGATTCCCGGTAAGCGGACTATTTATGGTGTGCAACAATCCGGATATCATTGCTCAACATCATGCGAAAGTGTACGGAAAAGCGAAAGTTGGTGCACCGCCGATGTCTGTCCCACATTTAGATACGAGATTCATAGGCAATGAGAAAATGTTATTATTTGGACCGTTCGCTGGGTTTTCACCAAAGTTTTTAAAGAACGGTTCGATATTCGACTTAATTACGTCTGTCAAACCGCACAACGTGTTGACGATGCTTGCAGCAGGGGCGAAAAACATGGCGCTTACAAAATATTTAATTGAACAAGTCATGTTATCAAAAGAACAACGCATGGAAGAATTGCGCGAATTTATCCCGAATGCGAAAAGCGAAGATTGGGATGTTATTATCGCTGGTCAGCGCGTGCAAGTCATTAAAGATACAGAAGCAGGTGGCAAAGGAACGCTTCAATTCGGTACGGAAGTTGTTGCCGCCCATGACGGCTCCGTTGCTGCTTTACTCGGTGCATCACCAGGCGCTTCAACGGCTGTTCATGTTATGCTTGAAGTCATTGAAAAATGCTTCCCAAATGAAATGAAACAATGGGAACCAAAAATTAAAGAAATGATTCCATCATACGGTGTATCACTGATGAAAAACGAAACACTTTTACGCGACGTACAAATGCTCGCTGCTGAAACGCTTGGCCTAAAAGAAAATATGCCTCTCCAAATTGCATAA
- a CDS encoding universal stress protein, with translation MKNILLASDGSEHALRATKKAIELCSYIQKATVTVVYVINTTTAKTDVLLEGNVEEREAMRKKRLSSTEALLKEANIPYEIRLLRGEPGPAIVEFANAHPFDLVIVGSRGLNTLQEMVLGSVSHKVAKRVEAPVLIVK, from the coding sequence ATGAAAAACATTTTACTTGCGTCAGATGGCTCTGAACATGCTTTACGCGCAACAAAAAAAGCAATTGAACTTTGTTCATACATTCAAAAAGCAACGGTCACTGTTGTGTATGTCATTAACACAACGACAGCGAAAACAGACGTATTGCTAGAAGGAAACGTAGAAGAACGCGAAGCGATGCGTAAAAAACGTTTATCTTCAACTGAGGCATTGCTGAAAGAAGCTAACATTCCGTACGAAATTCGTCTGTTAAGAGGAGAACCAGGACCTGCAATTGTTGAATTTGCAAACGCGCATCCCTTTGATCTTGTGATTGTCGGTAGTCGCGGATTAAATACGTTACAAGAAATGGTGTTAGGAAGCGTGAGCCATAAAGTCGCTAAGCGAGTAGAAGCACCCGTATTAATTGTAAAGTAA
- a CDS encoding SNF2-related protein → MTTPYQSQYFAYELTRQHSSRSIGRLSQSLINATVDLNPHQVEAALFAFRAPLERGAILADEVGLGKTIEAGLIISQLWAERKRNILIIVPPPLRKQWNQELWEKFYISSIILESKNFNEMVQSGQRNPFLQQDQIVITSYQYARNKADMLRKVAWDLIVFDEAHRMRNVYKKSNKIGRALRTATAGCPKVLLTATLLQNSLMELYGLISFIDPHIFGDETTFRRQFARGAKEMSDADFLDLKRRIKPVCHRTLRRQVTEYVNYTQRIPITQEFMPTNNEWELYEKVSTYLQREQLFALPTSQRALMTLVVRKLLASSSFAISDTLYSLIQRLEQLLKDLERGKLETAAECSDVYEDVDEFSETVEEWEEEEQPIHNGLSFSEMKQLVLQEKQELEQYYELAKSIRENSKAEALLIALEKGFEKLKMIGANEKAVIFTESRRTQAYLCEFLERNGYAGKIVLFNGKNGDEQSKQIYAQWLEKHQHSDKITGSKTADMRAALVEYFKEQASIMIATESASEGINLQFCSLVVNYDLPWNPQRIEQRIGRCHRYGQTHDVVVINFLNHKNEADKKVYEILSEKFRLFEGVFGSSGEVLGALESGVDFEKRIQQIYQTCRTAEEIEQAFKQLQAELDEQIQLKMKETRMHLLENFDDEVREKLRDHYHQTNLHLNRMERYLWGLSKYEGAKEAIFDDETLSFTKDDETYQMISQAKKQDRSNVHHYRFSHPLAQKWIEQAKSRQLIPKEITFRYSDYEGKVTILEQLIGKEGWLSLDLLHVQSLENEQHFIFSAIDLEGEQLDQEICEKMFELPAVEGEEIELSESIGNTLRRISKAQQQSILNDIMERTSTYLDAELEKLEKWSQDLKNKLEKDIDEMTVEIEHLKREAKLIRNLAEKLEMNKQIKELEKKRNDMRRSLYDQQDEIDEQKDRLFEEIEKKLEQRTATEHLFTIKWRIV, encoded by the coding sequence GTGACAACGCCATACCAAAGCCAATATTTTGCCTATGAACTAACTCGACAACACTCTTCACGTTCAATCGGCCGGTTAAGTCAGTCATTAATTAATGCAACCGTTGATTTAAATCCACACCAAGTCGAAGCGGCGTTATTTGCGTTTCGTGCTCCCCTTGAGCGAGGCGCCATTTTAGCCGATGAAGTCGGGCTCGGAAAAACGATTGAAGCAGGACTCATTATTAGCCAATTGTGGGCAGAACGAAAGCGCAATATCCTTATTATTGTACCGCCACCACTAAGGAAGCAGTGGAATCAAGAACTTTGGGAGAAATTTTATATCTCGTCTATCATTTTGGAAAGCAAAAACTTTAATGAAATGGTGCAATCAGGACAACGCAATCCTTTTTTGCAACAAGATCAGATTGTCATTACTTCTTACCAATATGCACGAAATAAAGCAGACATGTTACGAAAAGTGGCTTGGGATCTAATTGTTTTCGATGAAGCCCATCGAATGAGAAATGTATATAAAAAATCGAACAAAATTGGCAGAGCTTTGCGTACGGCGACAGCTGGATGTCCGAAAGTTTTACTTACCGCTACACTATTGCAAAATTCATTGATGGAATTATATGGATTAATCAGCTTTATTGATCCGCATATTTTTGGAGATGAAACAACTTTTCGGCGCCAGTTTGCGCGCGGGGCAAAAGAAATGTCGGATGCTGATTTTCTTGATTTGAAACGGCGCATTAAACCTGTTTGCCACCGGACGTTGCGGCGGCAAGTGACGGAGTATGTCAACTATACGCAACGTATCCCGATTACGCAAGAGTTTATGCCGACGAACAATGAATGGGAATTGTACGAAAAAGTGTCCACATATTTGCAGCGGGAACAGCTTTTTGCGTTGCCAACAAGTCAACGGGCATTAATGACATTAGTTGTCCGTAAATTGCTTGCTTCTTCTTCGTTTGCGATTTCTGATACGCTATATTCCCTCATTCAACGACTTGAACAATTATTAAAGGATTTAGAACGAGGAAAACTTGAGACAGCAGCAGAATGCTCTGACGTTTACGAAGATGTAGATGAATTTAGTGAAACAGTAGAAGAATGGGAAGAAGAGGAACAGCCAATACATAACGGGTTGTCATTTTCTGAAATGAAGCAGCTGGTGTTACAGGAAAAACAAGAACTAGAACAATATTATGAGCTCGCGAAATCGATTCGTGAAAACTCAAAAGCGGAAGCGCTATTAATTGCTCTTGAAAAAGGATTTGAGAAATTAAAAATGATAGGCGCGAATGAAAAAGCCGTTATCTTCACCGAATCGCGTCGAACGCAAGCGTATTTGTGCGAGTTTCTTGAACGCAATGGATATGCAGGGAAAATCGTATTATTTAATGGGAAAAATGGAGATGAACAGTCAAAACAAATTTATGCACAGTGGCTAGAAAAACATCAGCACAGCGACAAAATAACTGGCTCAAAAACAGCCGATATGCGCGCGGCTCTTGTGGAATATTTTAAAGAGCAGGCATCGATTATGATTGCAACAGAATCAGCATCAGAAGGAATTAACCTGCAATTTTGCAGCTTAGTTGTCAACTATGATTTGCCATGGAATCCGCAGCGGATTGAGCAGCGGATTGGTCGCTGCCATCGATATGGACAAACCCATGATGTCGTTGTCATTAACTTTTTGAACCATAAAAACGAAGCGGATAAAAAAGTGTATGAAATTCTTTCTGAAAAGTTCCGATTGTTTGAAGGAGTTTTTGGCTCTTCAGGTGAAGTATTAGGCGCGCTTGAATCCGGTGTCGATTTTGAAAAACGAATCCAGCAAATTTATCAAACATGCCGCACAGCAGAGGAAATTGAGCAAGCGTTTAAGCAATTGCAAGCAGAGCTAGATGAGCAAATTCAACTAAAAATGAAAGAAACGCGCATGCATTTGCTAGAGAACTTTGATGATGAAGTGCGAGAAAAGTTACGCGATCATTACCATCAAACAAATTTGCATCTCAATCGGATGGAGCGCTATCTCTGGGGTTTGTCTAAGTATGAAGGTGCAAAAGAAGCGATATTTGATGATGAAACGTTAAGCTTTACGAAAGATGATGAAACGTACCAAATGATATCGCAAGCGAAAAAACAAGACCGTTCAAACGTCCATCATTATCGTTTTTCTCATCCATTGGCGCAAAAATGGATCGAACAGGCAAAAAGCCGCCAGCTTATCCCAAAAGAAATTACTTTCCGCTATTCAGATTATGAGGGAAAAGTGACGATTTTGGAACAATTGATTGGGAAAGAAGGATGGTTGTCGTTAGATTTGCTTCACGTTCAATCGTTGGAAAACGAGCAGCATTTTATTTTTTCAGCAATTGATTTAGAAGGGGAGCAACTCGATCAAGAAATTTGTGAAAAAATGTTTGAGTTGCCTGCTGTGGAAGGAGAAGAAATCGAACTTTCCGAATCGATCGGCAATACGCTTCGCCGTATTAGCAAAGCACAGCAACAATCGATTTTAAATGACATCATGGAACGGACATCCACTTATCTCGACGCAGAATTAGAAAAATTAGAAAAATGGTCACAAGACTTGAAAAATAAGCTTGAAAAAGATATAGATGAAATGACGGTGGAAATTGAGCATTTGAAGCGGGAGGCGAAATTAATCCGCAATCTTGCTGAAAAGCTAGAAATGAACAAACAAATTAAAGAGTTGGAAAAGAAACGAAACGACATGCGCCGAAGCCTTTACGACCAGCAAGATGAAATTGATGAACAAAAAGATCGTCTATTTGAAGAAATCGAGAAAAAGCTTGAACAACGCACCGCAACCGAACATCTTTTTACCATCAAGTGGAGAAT
- a CDS encoding permease, with product METIQSFFFLALELTFLFLVISFFIQFIEGYIPYDRMQQLLAERHPLIGAIIAVMFAFVTPFCSCSTIPVVVSLLNKNVRFGLVMIFLFASPVLDPTILTLMTALLGIKVAVVYTLLTAMLSILIGFMLEAFGFERAVKRVIVKGNVDIGKKRTLKEAWHETLHLMKTVYPYLLLGAGIGAFIHGVVPTDWISTYMGGDTWWLVPLAAIIGIPFYIRLSTMIPISQMLLAKGMALGPMIALMISSAGASLPEITLLHSIFHKKLVWAFIASVISMATLSGFLFYII from the coding sequence TTGGAAACGATACAATCGTTTTTCTTTTTAGCGTTAGAGCTTACGTTCCTTTTTCTTGTTATTTCGTTTTTTATTCAATTCATTGAGGGATACATCCCGTATGATCGCATGCAACAGCTGTTGGCAGAGCGCCATCCGCTCATTGGAGCAATCATTGCTGTCATGTTTGCCTTTGTGACTCCATTTTGTTCATGTTCGACCATCCCGGTCGTCGTGTCGCTCTTAAACAAAAACGTTCGGTTCGGGCTTGTCATGATTTTTTTATTCGCTTCCCCTGTACTTGACCCGACGATTTTAACGTTAATGACCGCATTGCTTGGCATCAAAGTAGCCGTCGTATATACGTTATTGACGGCGATGCTTTCGATTCTCATCGGTTTTATGCTAGAGGCTTTTGGATTTGAACGCGCAGTCAAACGCGTGATTGTGAAAGGAAACGTGGATATCGGGAAAAAACGGACGTTGAAAGAAGCGTGGCATGAGACGCTTCATCTCATGAAAACCGTATATCCGTATTTATTGTTAGGTGCTGGCATTGGCGCATTCATCCATGGCGTTGTGCCAACGGACTGGATTTCAACCTACATGGGAGGTGATACATGGTGGCTTGTTCCGCTTGCCGCAATCATCGGCATTCCTTTTTACATCCGTCTCTCTACGATGATACCGATTTCGCAAATGCTCCTTGCAAAAGGGATGGCGCTCGGTCCGATGATAGCGCTTATGATTAGCTCCGCAGGCGCAAGTTTACCAGAGATTACACTACTGCATAGCATTTTTCATAAGAAACTCGTTTGGGCGTTCATCGCCTCGGTCATCTCGATGGCGACTTTGTCAGGATTTTTGTTTTACATCATATAA
- a CDS encoding zinc ribbon domain-containing protein, which translates to MKSIKPGRGPSMQGFIGSIATILFGIFWTFMTFSITKESPIAGTQIFPFFGLIVIGIGIFQAVYHYKNATGKERMSIVDIVDENEEKDPLNARFAHHEEEKFCPYCGTNVQTDFRFCPSCGKAL; encoded by the coding sequence ATGAAAAGTATAAAGCCTGGCCGTGGACCGTCCATGCAAGGATTTATTGGCAGTATCGCCACCATTTTATTCGGCATATTTTGGACGTTTATGACTTTTTCCATTACAAAAGAATCTCCAATTGCAGGAACACAAATCTTTCCTTTTTTCGGATTGATCGTTATTGGTATCGGTATTTTTCAGGCGGTATATCATTATAAAAACGCTACAGGGAAAGAACGGATGTCCATCGTCGATATTGTTGACGAAAATGAAGAAAAAGATCCGCTAAATGCTCGCTTCGCCCATCATGAAGAGGAGAAGTTTTGCCCTTACTGCGGAACAAACGTACAAACAGATTTTCGCTTTTGTCCATCTTGCGGAAAGGCATTATAA
- a CDS encoding DUF975 family protein: MPLSSLRREARKALKGKWGSAVLLILVYALVTMVVPFGVEVVFSGGWEAWLYQETVPVSASIVSMFVSFALIPLSVVLYWVFLDAYRNEPIRIAPLFTVYQNGKLALKLIGTSLLFGLFVFLWSLLFIIPGIIKSLSYSQTFFLLKDHPEYSALQAISESKKRMKGYKGKLFLLYLSFIGWGLLSMLTFGIGFLWLVPYIYTSLAAFYDQFIRTQEAPAE, from the coding sequence ATGCCATTATCATCATTAAGGCGTGAGGCAAGGAAAGCATTGAAAGGAAAATGGGGAAGCGCGGTGCTTCTCATACTTGTTTATGCCCTTGTAACGATGGTTGTTCCTTTCGGTGTTGAGGTTGTGTTCAGTGGAGGATGGGAAGCGTGGCTTTATCAAGAAACTGTACCGGTATCTGCCTCGATTGTAAGCATGTTTGTTTCGTTTGCACTCATCCCGCTTAGTGTCGTCTTGTATTGGGTGTTTTTAGATGCGTATCGCAATGAGCCTATTCGTATCGCTCCGCTATTTACTGTTTATCAAAACGGAAAATTAGCTTTAAAGCTGATTGGTACTTCGCTTTTATTCGGGCTTTTCGTCTTTTTATGGAGTTTATTGTTCATCATCCCGGGAATTATTAAATCGTTATCTTACTCACAAACGTTCTTTTTATTAAAAGATCATCCAGAGTACAGTGCACTTCAAGCGATTAGCGAAAGCAAAAAACGAATGAAAGGGTATAAAGGAAAGCTATTTTTACTATATTTGAGCTTTATCGGTTGGGGACTTCTCTCAATGCTCACGTTTGGTATCGGATTTTTATGGCTCGTCCCATACATCTACACATCGCTTGCTGCGTTTTATGATCAATTTATTCGTACGCAAGAAGCACCGGCTGAATAA